One Halobacterium zhouii genomic region harbors:
- a CDS encoding M24 family metallopeptidase, whose protein sequence is MTTAHSRLRERLAATDTDGYLVDADGEDSNQYYLSGYHAPDEFVTLYADGDVSLLVSGLEYTRAKTDSDGDDVRKLAEFDYREKRAEMDPRNARKAVTAAFLEEAGIESVTVPDSFPVGTADALRERGIDVVPDDDYVLEDVRAVKSEREIEHVGQTQRATQEAMAVVEDRLERATVDDDGLLVIDGEVLTSESVRRRIEMELLERDCRMDDCIVACGPAAARGHDSGSGPLEADTPIVVDVFPHHERTRYFGDMTRTFVKGDPDDWTRERYDLAREAFDAALDTIEAGVTGETVHGAVCDVFEEAGYPTLRTDESTEDGFTHSTGHGVGLDVHESPYLAEQGGELEAGHVITVEPGLYEQGVGGVRVEDLVVVTEDGYENLTDYPRDLRVV, encoded by the coding sequence ATGACGACGGCTCACTCCCGGTTGCGCGAGCGTCTCGCGGCGACCGACACCGACGGCTACCTGGTCGACGCGGACGGCGAGGACAGCAACCAGTACTACCTCTCGGGGTACCACGCCCCTGACGAGTTCGTCACCCTCTACGCCGACGGCGACGTGTCGCTGCTCGTCTCGGGACTCGAGTACACGCGGGCGAAGACGGACAGCGACGGCGACGACGTCCGGAAACTCGCGGAGTTCGACTACCGGGAGAAGCGCGCGGAGATGGACCCCCGGAACGCCCGGAAGGCGGTGACGGCGGCGTTCCTCGAGGAGGCTGGCATCGAGTCCGTCACCGTCCCCGACTCGTTCCCGGTCGGTACCGCCGACGCGCTACGGGAGCGCGGCATCGACGTCGTCCCGGACGACGACTACGTCCTCGAGGACGTGCGGGCTGTCAAGTCCGAACGCGAAATCGAACACGTCGGGCAGACCCAGCGCGCGACCCAGGAGGCGATGGCGGTCGTCGAGGACCGCCTCGAGCGCGCGACGGTCGACGACGACGGCTTGCTGGTCATCGACGGCGAGGTGCTGACGAGCGAGTCGGTGCGCCGGCGCATCGAGATGGAGCTACTGGAGCGGGACTGCCGGATGGACGACTGCATCGTGGCGTGTGGCCCGGCGGCGGCGCGCGGCCACGACTCCGGGTCGGGGCCACTCGAGGCGGACACGCCCATCGTCGTCGACGTCTTCCCGCACCACGAGCGAACCCGGTACTTCGGGGACATGACGCGGACGTTCGTGAAGGGCGACCCCGACGACTGGACCCGGGAGCGCTACGACCTCGCGCGCGAGGCGTTCGACGCGGCCCTGGACACTATCGAGGCGGGCGTCACCGGTGAGACGGTCCACGGTGCGGTCTGTGACGTGTTCGAAGAAGCGGGCTACCCGACGCTCCGAACGGACGAGTCCACGGAGGACGGTTTCACCCACAGCACCGGCCACGGCGTGGGCCTCGACGTCCACGAATCCCCGTACCTCGCGGAGCAGGGCGGCGAACTCGAGGCGGGGCACGTCATCACGGTCGAACCTGGACTCTACGAGCAGGGTGTGGGCGGTGTCCGCGTCGAGGACCTCGTCGTCGTCACCGAGGACGGCTACGAGAACCTGACGGACTACCCCCGGGACCTCCGCGTCGTGTAG
- a CDS encoding dodecin produces the protein MVYKKIRLIGSSTDSFGAAADDAIDRAEETLDDVKWADIVDQGVEIASVDDREYQVEVEVAFELSE, from the coding sequence ATGGTCTACAAGAAGATCCGACTCATCGGCAGCAGCACCGACAGCTTCGGGGCCGCCGCGGACGACGCCATCGACCGAGCGGAAGAGACCCTGGACGACGTCAAGTGGGCGGACATCGTCGACCAGGGCGTCGAAATCGCGAGCGTCGACGACCGCGAGTATCAGGTGGAAGTAGAGGTCGCGTTCGAACTGAGCGAGTAG
- a CDS encoding HesB/IscA family protein yields MSASAERGDTQDVAATEDAAAQARDLMDGEGMDPGEAGLRLYVQQGGCAGLSYGMRFENEPEAEDRVFEVNGIRLFVDQSSMNYVGGSVLDFEGGLQGEGFHVKNPNVEAECGCGESFRT; encoded by the coding sequence ATGAGTGCGAGCGCGGAGCGCGGCGACACCCAGGACGTCGCTGCTACGGAGGACGCGGCCGCCCAGGCCCGCGACCTGATGGACGGTGAGGGGATGGACCCCGGCGAGGCGGGACTCCGCCTCTACGTCCAGCAGGGCGGCTGTGCGGGTCTCTCCTACGGGATGCGGTTCGAGAACGAACCCGAGGCAGAGGACCGCGTCTTCGAGGTGAACGGCATCCGACTGTTCGTCGACCAGTCGAGCATGAACTACGTCGGCGGGAGCGTCCTCGATTTCGAGGGCGGCCTGCAGGGCGAGGGGTTCCACGTGAAGAACCCGAACGTGGAAGCTGAGTGCGGGTGTGGCGAGAGTTTCCGGACGTAG
- a CDS encoding HD domain-containing protein, translating into MTTIKDSVHDHIEIDGVAADLLDTAPVQRLRRIKQLGTVHLVYPSANHTRFEHSLGVYHLADRALDHVDVAGRHAERVRAAAMLHDVGHGPFSHNVEGVIHRRTGKYHDDVGELVTEGRVAEILESHGLDPGAVAALVRGEGELAQLVAGELDVDRMDYLVRDAHHTGVPYGTIDHGRLLRALTFVDGDLVLDEGNVQTAESLLLARALMNPTVYSHHVARISKTMLRRATEALLETSEVSGAQLRRMDDQELSVALRTHDATSDLGSRIVERDLYKRAVWAEMGDVDDDVVDADHEALRTFERDIANSANLSDEAVVLDVPGRPTMRESTTRVLVNGDVRSLDEQSTLVRALQVAQREQWRLGVYAPAEHVESVGHAAERVLGLDTDGALVSDTNSPGRYASLDDF; encoded by the coding sequence ATGACTACCATCAAGGACAGCGTCCACGACCACATCGAGATCGATGGCGTGGCCGCCGACCTCCTGGACACCGCGCCGGTCCAGCGCTTGCGTCGGATCAAGCAACTCGGCACGGTGCATCTCGTCTACCCGTCGGCGAACCACACGCGCTTCGAGCACTCGCTGGGCGTCTACCACCTCGCGGACCGCGCGCTCGACCACGTCGACGTCGCGGGCCGGCACGCCGAACGGGTGCGCGCCGCGGCGATGCTCCACGACGTCGGCCACGGCCCGTTCAGCCACAATGTCGAGGGGGTCATCCACCGGCGCACCGGAAAGTACCACGACGACGTCGGTGAACTCGTGACCGAGGGCCGGGTGGCCGAGATTCTAGAGTCTCACGGGCTCGACCCTGGCGCCGTCGCCGCACTCGTCCGCGGCGAGGGCGAACTCGCGCAACTCGTCGCGGGGGAACTCGACGTCGACCGGATGGACTACCTGGTGCGAGACGCCCACCACACCGGCGTGCCTTACGGCACCATCGACCACGGCCGCCTGCTGCGCGCGCTCACCTTCGTCGACGGCGACCTGGTGCTCGACGAGGGCAACGTCCAGACCGCCGAGAGCCTGCTGCTGGCGCGCGCGCTCATGAACCCGACCGTGTACAGCCACCACGTCGCCCGCATCAGCAAGACGATGTTGCGCCGCGCGACGGAAGCGCTCCTGGAGACCAGCGAGGTGTCGGGCGCCCAGTTGCGGCGGATGGACGACCAGGAACTCTCGGTGGCGCTGCGAACGCACGACGCCACCAGCGACCTCGGCTCCCGCATCGTGGAGCGCGACCTCTACAAGCGCGCAGTGTGGGCGGAGATGGGCGACGTCGACGACGACGTGGTCGACGCCGATCACGAGGCGCTCCGAACGTTCGAGCGGGACATCGCGAACAGCGCGAATCTCAGCGACGAGGCGGTCGTTCTCGACGTGCCAGGCCGCCCGACGATGCGCGAGTCCACGACGCGCGTGCTCGTAAACGGGGACGTCCGTAGCCTCGACGAACAGTCCACGCTCGTGCGCGCCCTCCAGGTCGCCCAGCGCGAGCAGTGGCGCCTCGGCGTGTACGCGCCCGCCGAGCACGTCGAGAGCGTCGGCCACGCCGCCGAGCGCGTGCTCGGCCTCGACACCGATGGCGCGCTCGTCAGTGACACCAACTCTCCCGGCCGGTACGCCTCACTCGACGACTTCTAG
- a CDS encoding DUF7537 family lipoprotein: protein MRRQIAAVAVAALLLFAGCNGGTATTTPENPMTTTPADGEPIYETPLDASAVADAHVEALRDAGTYTMQSNATQSRASQNTTIETSTLVRGDLSSGAVFTHSESRQGTVEAFAFGNGTAYRRLAMGDQIRYMQAGQRTGNATQYARSSVQTFVTLFNFTYAGTQSADGSTVHVYEASGVEGLNTSAQAFAGRLNESMVENANATLHVRDDGVVTQANYNLTVSVGGQTQTLTATQQYTKLGETTVSPPEWIDEARANTTSQ from the coding sequence ATGAGACGACAGATTGCAGCGGTCGCTGTCGCGGCCCTCCTGTTGTTCGCCGGCTGTAACGGCGGAACTGCGACGACGACGCCGGAGAATCCGATGACCACCACGCCGGCCGACGGCGAACCCATCTACGAGACGCCCCTCGACGCGTCCGCAGTCGCCGACGCGCACGTCGAGGCGCTTCGTGACGCCGGCACGTACACGATGCAGTCGAACGCGACGCAGTCCAGAGCCAGTCAGAACACGACCATCGAGACGAGCACGCTCGTCCGGGGCGACCTCTCGAGTGGCGCCGTGTTCACGCACTCGGAGAGCCGACAGGGGACAGTCGAAGCGTTCGCATTCGGCAACGGCACGGCCTACCGGCGCCTCGCGATGGGCGACCAGATCCGGTACATGCAGGCGGGCCAGCGCACGGGGAACGCCACCCAGTACGCCCGGAGTTCGGTGCAGACGTTCGTCACTCTGTTCAACTTCACGTACGCCGGCACGCAGAGCGCCGACGGCTCGACTGTTCACGTCTACGAGGCCTCGGGCGTCGAGGGACTGAACACGTCCGCGCAGGCGTTCGCTGGACGCCTCAACGAGTCGATGGTCGAGAACGCGAACGCCACGCTCCACGTCCGCGACGACGGCGTGGTGACCCAGGCTAACTACAATCTCACCGTGAGTGTCGGCGGGCAGACTCAGACGCTCACCGCGACCCAGCAGTACACGAAGCTCGGCGAGACGACCGTCTCGCCGCCCGAGTGGATCGACGAAGCGCGCGCGAACACGACGAGTCAGTAG
- the cofD gene encoding 2-phospho-L-lactate transferase translates to MTTFLAGGTGTPKLLAGGDDVFDPADSVVVGNTGDDMELGGLLVCPDIDTVLFEGGGVLDRETWWGIEGDASVTHDYLAELATDAGVDPGPRYLSDDQQTAGRDIARWRRFSGASTFMFLGDRDRAVHTLRTGLLDEGHSLTEVTRRLADAFDLEVDLVPMSDDPVATMIHTPEGAIHFQEFWVAKGGDPEVLDVEFRGAEGSESEAGAAHTATAADAAVEAIRNGPVVVGPSNPVTSIGPMLALDGIRDVLADATVVAVSPFVEEQAFSGPAPKLMEGVGYDPSTTGVADAYPFVDAFVLDDADGTDLDRPVVRTDTRMDDDADAARVARACRDALNVADSDATECDGEVA, encoded by the coding sequence ATGACGACGTTTCTCGCCGGGGGGACGGGCACGCCGAAACTCCTCGCCGGCGGCGACGACGTGTTCGACCCAGCCGACAGCGTGGTCGTCGGGAACACCGGCGACGACATGGAACTCGGCGGCTTGCTCGTCTGTCCGGACATCGACACCGTGCTGTTCGAGGGCGGCGGCGTGCTCGACCGCGAGACGTGGTGGGGCATCGAGGGCGACGCCTCCGTGACCCACGACTACCTCGCGGAACTCGCCACCGACGCAGGCGTCGACCCTGGACCCAGATACCTCTCCGACGACCAGCAGACCGCGGGCCGCGACATCGCGCGCTGGCGGCGCTTCTCGGGCGCGTCCACGTTCATGTTCCTCGGCGACCGCGACCGCGCGGTCCACACACTCCGCACGGGACTGCTCGACGAGGGCCACTCGCTCACCGAGGTGACGCGCCGCCTCGCGGACGCGTTCGACCTCGAGGTCGACCTCGTGCCGATGAGCGACGACCCCGTGGCGACGATGATCCACACGCCCGAGGGCGCGATCCACTTCCAGGAGTTCTGGGTCGCGAAGGGTGGCGACCCCGAGGTGCTGGACGTGGAGTTCCGCGGCGCGGAAGGAAGTGAGAGCGAGGCGGGCGCCGCCCACACTGCAACCGCCGCGGACGCAGCGGTCGAAGCCATCCGAAACGGTCCGGTCGTCGTCGGGCCGTCGAACCCCGTCACGAGCATCGGCCCGATGCTCGCGCTCGACGGCATCAGGGACGTGCTCGCGGACGCCACTGTGGTCGCCGTCTCGCCGTTCGTCGAGGAACAGGCGTTCTCCGGGCCGGCGCCGAAGTTGATGGAGGGAGTCGGCTACGACCCCTCGACTACGGGCGTCGCGGACGCCTACCCGTTCGTCGACGCGTTCGTGCTGGACGACGCCGACGGCACCGACCTCGACCGCCCGGTCGTGCGCACGGACACCCGGATGGACGACGACGCGGACGCCGCGCGAGTCGCTCGCGCGTGCCGGGACGCACTGAACGTGGCGGATTCCGACGCTACCGAGTGCGACGGGGAGGTGGCGTGA
- a CDS encoding tRNA-dihydrouridine synthase: MFAPRVALASLSGESDADWAKACEHPAGAAFLGGVALDEPTREAARAMVDRDRDEFLPEDPVEFVDDQLSALDDAFLRAGVNVRTVDLDPLREVTEVCASHDAVLEVNAHCRQDEMCAAGAGESLLRDTARLCEQVETASDAGAAISVKVRAELPDVHLPTLAQAVERAGADAIHVDAMDSRRVVRDVSDATDLFVVANNGVRTREDVFEYLSYGADAVSVGRPSRDPEKVRAVYAAVKEWFL, encoded by the coding sequence ATGTTCGCGCCGCGCGTCGCGCTCGCGAGCCTCAGCGGGGAGTCCGACGCCGACTGGGCGAAGGCCTGCGAACACCCCGCCGGGGCGGCGTTCCTCGGCGGCGTCGCGCTCGACGAACCGACGCGCGAGGCCGCGCGAGCGATGGTCGACCGGGACCGCGACGAGTTCCTGCCCGAGGACCCAGTCGAGTTCGTCGACGACCAGTTGTCGGCACTCGACGACGCGTTCCTCCGCGCGGGCGTGAACGTCCGGACCGTCGACCTCGACCCGCTCCGCGAGGTTACGGAGGTCTGTGCGAGCCACGACGCGGTACTCGAGGTGAACGCGCACTGCCGGCAGGACGAGATGTGCGCTGCGGGCGCCGGTGAGTCCCTCCTTCGAGACACGGCGCGACTCTGCGAACAGGTCGAAACCGCCAGCGACGCGGGCGCGGCCATCTCCGTGAAGGTGCGCGCTGAACTCCCGGACGTCCACCTGCCGACGCTCGCGCAGGCCGTCGAGCGCGCGGGCGCCGACGCCATCCACGTCGACGCGATGGACTCTCGGCGCGTCGTCCGCGACGTGAGCGACGCCACGGACCTGTTCGTCGTGGCGAACAACGGCGTCCGCACCCGGGAGGACGTCTTCGAGTACCTCTCCTACGGCGCGGACGCCGTGAGCGTCGGCCGGCCGAGTCGTGACCCCGAGAAGGTGCGAGCGGTGTACGCCGCCGTGAAGGAGTGGTTCCTGTGA
- a CDS encoding triphosphoribosyl-dephospho-CoA synthase — MTPADRAQLALLLEVAGTPKPGNVDRERDLAGLRFEQFLAGAVGAREGLELAESGPVGEAFEAAVSGMADASGTNTQFGCLLLLTPLVRAAARARASAGDLTPDDVSAVVENTTVSDAASFYCAFEHADVAVQEPPADAEALDVRRGADAIPDLREQGVSLYDVMELSAERDANAHEWTTGFPRVFRAAERIEAADGPLADRAASAFLGLLTEAPDTLVVTQHGESVARDVMARAYDLRNAPREEVSAFADDLAERGVNPGTTADLTAAALYVALERGIAVEGGISTDSGVTVDE, encoded by the coding sequence GTGACGCCCGCCGACCGCGCGCAACTCGCGCTCCTCCTGGAGGTCGCGGGCACGCCCAAACCCGGGAACGTCGACCGCGAGCGAGACCTCGCGGGCCTCCGCTTCGAGCAGTTCCTCGCGGGCGCGGTCGGCGCGCGCGAGGGCCTCGAACTCGCGGAGTCTGGTCCCGTCGGGGAGGCGTTCGAGGCGGCCGTCTCCGGGATGGCCGACGCGTCGGGCACGAACACGCAGTTCGGCTGCCTGCTCCTACTGACGCCGCTCGTCCGGGCGGCCGCGAGGGCGAGGGCGAGCGCGGGCGACCTCACGCCCGACGACGTCTCGGCGGTCGTCGAGAACACGACCGTCTCCGACGCCGCGTCGTTCTACTGCGCGTTCGAGCACGCGGACGTCGCGGTGCAGGAACCACCGGCGGACGCCGAGGCGCTGGACGTGCGCCGGGGCGCGGACGCGATTCCCGACCTTCGCGAGCAGGGCGTCTCGCTGTACGACGTGATGGAGCTCAGCGCCGAGCGCGACGCGAACGCCCACGAGTGGACGACCGGCTTCCCCCGAGTCTTTCGCGCCGCCGAGCGCATCGAGGCCGCGGACGGCCCGCTCGCGGACCGCGCCGCGTCCGCATTCCTCGGCCTGCTCACGGAGGCGCCGGACACGCTCGTCGTCACGCAGCACGGCGAATCGGTGGCGCGGGACGTGATGGCTCGCGCGTACGACCTCCGGAACGCGCCCCGTGAGGAGGTCAGTGCGTTCGCCGACGACCTCGCGGAACGCGGCGTGAACCCGGGGACGACGGCGGACCTCACAGCCGCCGCGCTGTACGTCGCGCTCGAACGCGGAATCGCTGTCGAGGGCGGCATCTCCACCGACAGCGGGGTGACCGTGGATGAGTGA
- a CDS encoding DUF447 domain-containing protein, translated as MSDWPVELRGVTETVVTTRGPNDRWNLAALGVQAPAGAERASGEHSEPRAAPVEHNSATATTWGNTRTRRNFHREGEGYVQFVSDPVVFADAALSIREADEPVLDAADAWARVDVEQTGADTVGGSDAVDDEDDGSTRREHWALEPVEAGVERERPFTINRGFAAVVEATVAASRLDVPGYDTETLRERLRYFGDVAQTCGGEREREAIEQVREHADGEW; from the coding sequence ATGAGTGACTGGCCCGTCGAGTTGCGCGGCGTCACGGAGACGGTGGTGACGACGCGCGGGCCGAACGACCGGTGGAACCTGGCGGCGTTAGGTGTTCAGGCGCCCGCTGGCGCCGAACGAGCGAGCGGTGAGCACAGCGAGCCGCGAGCCGCACCCGTAGAACACAACTCCGCGACGGCGACGACGTGGGGGAACACGCGCACGCGCCGAAACTTCCACCGCGAGGGCGAGGGATACGTCCAGTTCGTCTCAGACCCCGTGGTGTTCGCGGACGCCGCGCTCTCGATTCGAGAGGCGGACGAACCGGTACTCGACGCGGCAGACGCGTGGGCGCGCGTCGACGTCGAGCAGACGGGTGCGGACACGGTCGGCGGGTCAGACGCGGTCGACGATGAGGACGACGGCAGTACGCGGCGCGAGCACTGGGCACTCGAACCGGTCGAGGCAGGCGTCGAACGCGAGCGACCATTCACCATCAACCGCGGGTTCGCGGCAGTCGTCGAGGCGACCGTGGCGGCGTCGCGGCTGGACGTCCCGGGGTACGACACCGAGACCCTGCGTGAGCGACTACGGTACTTCGGGGACGTGGCACAGACGTGTGGCGGCGAGCGAGAGCGCGAGGCCATCGAGCAAGTGCGAGAGCACGCGGACGGCGAATGGTAA
- a CDS encoding deoxyhypusine synthase translates to MSDDDTHENVVPGSDEELDTADVRGYDFRGDFDFFEMLDSYATTGFQATHLAEAVDITKQMREDDAKIYLTLTSNIVSSGLREVVAYLLREDLVDVVITTSGSITEDVIKTAKPFKMGEWDADEAELRERGINRLGNIFVPSDRYVWLEEYLNDFFEDFFAEEKVRTPTDFAHELGETLDDEDSILKNAADNDIPVFCPALTDAEVGNFLYYYRQGYDSEVGIEILDDYDSLIEEGLLADTTGLISVGAGVPKHHAIMTNLFRGGADYAVYISTGMEGDGSLSGAPPEEAVSWGKIKDDEETNHTQIEAEATLVLPLLVAGAFAE, encoded by the coding sequence ATGAGCGACGACGACACGCACGAGAACGTCGTGCCGGGTTCCGATGAGGAACTCGACACGGCGGACGTGCGCGGCTACGACTTCCGTGGCGACTTCGACTTCTTCGAGATGCTGGATTCCTACGCGACGACGGGGTTCCAGGCCACGCATCTCGCGGAAGCCGTCGACATCACCAAACAGATGCGCGAGGACGACGCCAAGATTTACCTCACACTCACGTCGAACATCGTCTCCTCGGGCCTGCGCGAAGTCGTCGCGTACCTCCTGCGCGAGGACCTCGTGGACGTCGTCATCACCACCTCCGGGTCCATCACGGAGGACGTCATCAAGACCGCGAAGCCGTTCAAGATGGGGGAATGGGACGCCGACGAGGCCGAACTCCGTGAGCGGGGCATCAACCGACTCGGTAACATCTTCGTGCCGTCGGACCGCTACGTCTGGCTGGAGGAGTACCTCAACGACTTCTTCGAGGACTTTTTCGCCGAGGAGAAAGTCCGCACGCCGACGGACTTCGCGCACGAACTCGGCGAGACCCTCGACGACGAGGACTCCATCCTGAAGAACGCCGCGGACAACGACATCCCCGTGTTCTGCCCCGCGCTCACGGACGCCGAGGTCGGGAACTTCCTCTACTACTACCGCCAGGGCTACGACTCCGAGGTCGGCATCGAGATCTTAGACGACTACGACTCCCTCATCGAGGAGGGCCTGCTCGCCGACACCACCGGCCTCATCTCGGTCGGCGCCGGCGTCCCCAAGCACCACGCCATCATGACGAACCTGTTCCGGGGCGGCGCCGACTACGCCGTCTACATCTCCACGGGCATGGAGGGCGACGGCTCGCTGTCGGGCGCCCCGCCCGAGGAAGCCGTCTCCTGGGGGAAGATCAAGGACGACGAGGAGACGAACCACACCCAGATCGAGGCCGAAGCTACGCTCGTCCTCCCGCTACTCGTCGCGGGTGCGTTTGCGGAGTAG
- a CDS encoding 30S ribosomal protein S17e, which yields MAIKPDYVKKTGNILMERYPDAFSREDFDHNKDAVTELTNIDSKEVRNRIAGYITHKRN from the coding sequence ATGGCCATCAAGCCCGACTACGTCAAGAAGACCGGGAACATCCTCATGGAGCGATACCCGGACGCGTTCAGCCGCGAGGACTTCGACCACAACAAGGACGCCGTCACCGAGCTCACGAACATCGACTCGAAGGAAGTCCGCAACCGCATCGCGGGCTACATCACGCACAAGCGCAACTGA
- the asd gene encoding aspartate-semialdehyde dehydrogenase has protein sequence MTTVGVLGATGAVGQRFVQLLDGHPEFEVSVLTASPQSAGDSYSEAAKWRLDTPIPDGIAETTVRETDPDEIPGDTDLLFSALPSTVAEQVEPELCEAGFVVSSNASNERVADDVPLVIPEVNADHLGLIDVQQDERGWDGALVKNPNCSTITMVPTLAAIDSFGLERVHVSTLQAVSGAGYSGVTSMEILDNVVPHIGGEATKMETESRKLLGEFTGAGVEWHDATVSASCNRVPTLDGHLENVFAETDADPAPGEVADAFRAADPIDLPSAPTPLIEVFEEPDRPQPRLDRMVGDGMAVAAGGVESTETGVQYNCLAHNTVRGAAGASILNGELLASEGWL, from the coding sequence ATGACCACCGTAGGCGTGCTCGGAGCGACGGGCGCCGTGGGGCAGCGATTCGTCCAGTTGCTCGACGGCCACCCGGAGTTCGAGGTGTCCGTACTGACCGCGAGCCCCCAGAGCGCGGGCGATTCGTACAGCGAAGCGGCGAAGTGGCGACTCGACACGCCGATACCCGACGGCATCGCGGAGACGACCGTCCGCGAGACCGACCCCGACGAGATTCCCGGGGACACCGACCTGCTGTTCTCCGCGCTTCCCTCCACGGTCGCGGAGCAGGTCGAACCCGAACTCTGCGAGGCGGGGTTCGTGGTCTCCTCGAACGCGTCGAACGAGCGCGTCGCCGACGACGTGCCCCTCGTGATTCCGGAGGTGAACGCCGACCACCTCGGCCTCATCGACGTGCAACAGGACGAGCGCGGGTGGGACGGCGCGCTCGTGAAGAATCCGAACTGTTCGACCATCACGATGGTGCCGACGCTGGCGGCCATCGACTCGTTCGGCCTCGAACGCGTGCACGTCTCGACGCTCCAGGCAGTCTCCGGCGCGGGCTACTCGGGCGTCACCTCCATGGAGATCCTGGACAACGTCGTCCCCCACATCGGCGGCGAGGCGACGAAGATGGAGACCGAATCCCGGAAGCTCCTCGGGGAGTTCACGGGCGCCGGAGTGGAGTGGCACGACGCCACCGTCTCCGCGTCGTGTAATCGCGTGCCGACCCTCGACGGCCACCTGGAGAACGTGTTCGCAGAGACCGACGCGGACCCGGCACCCGGCGAGGTCGCCGACGCGTTCCGCGCCGCCGACCCCATCGACCTGCCGAGCGCACCCACTCCCCTCATCGAGGTGTTCGAGGAACCCGACCGCCCGCAGCCACGCCTCGACCGCATGGTCGGGGACGGCATGGCGGTCGCCGCCGGCGGCGTCGAGTCGACGGAGACGGGCGTCCAGTACAACTGCCTCGCGCACAACACCGTCCGCGGTGCGGCGGGCGCGAGCATTCTCAACGGCGAACTGCTCGCCAGCGAGGGCTGGCTGTAG
- a CDS encoding NAD(P)-dependent oxidoreductase: MTDVVVLRRGTHGLPMDEYADELRERLPDRDVELARTPGEERALAADARVVTGGSIDEDLLSRAENLELFAGAYAGYDHLPMGTFRERGVPVTNAAGIHAPSIAEQVLGYVLTFARRLHEGQRRQRNREYRHYQAHELKGSTVTVVGMGAIGHAVVERLQGFDVDTVGIRYTPEKGGPTDEVVGFDDEAVHDAFARTDYLVLATPLTDTTRNLVDEAAFDTLPPECVLVNVARGGVVDTDALVASLQRQGIRGAALDVTDPEPLPEDHPLWTFENVLLTPHNAGHTPEHWERLADIVAGNVERLDTGEELENRVD; this comes from the coding sequence ATGACAGACGTCGTCGTTCTCCGCCGCGGAACGCACGGGCTGCCGATGGACGAGTACGCCGACGAACTCCGCGAACGACTGCCGGACCGCGACGTCGAACTCGCCAGGACGCCCGGCGAGGAGCGCGCCCTCGCCGCGGACGCTCGGGTCGTGACTGGCGGCAGCATCGACGAAGACCTGCTCTCGCGGGCGGAAAACCTCGAACTGTTCGCGGGCGCGTACGCCGGCTACGACCACCTGCCGATGGGGACGTTCCGCGAGCGCGGCGTCCCGGTGACGAACGCGGCGGGCATCCACGCGCCGAGCATCGCCGAGCAGGTGCTGGGCTACGTGTTGACGTTCGCGCGCCGCCTCCACGAGGGCCAGCGACGCCAGCGGAACCGCGAGTATCGCCACTATCAGGCTCACGAACTGAAGGGGTCGACGGTGACCGTGGTCGGCATGGGCGCCATCGGGCACGCCGTCGTCGAGCGCCTCCAGGGGTTCGACGTGGACACCGTCGGCATCCGGTACACGCCCGAGAAGGGCGGGCCGACCGACGAGGTCGTGGGTTTCGACGACGAGGCCGTCCACGACGCGTTCGCGCGAACGGACTACCTCGTGCTCGCCACGCCGCTCACCGACACCACGCGGAACCTCGTCGACGAGGCCGCCTTCGACACGCTTCCACCGGAGTGCGTGCTCGTGAACGTCGCTCGTGGCGGCGTCGTGGACACTGACGCACTCGTCGCGTCCCTCCAGCGTCAGGGCATTCGCGGCGCGGCCCTCGACGTCACGGACCCCGAACCGCTGCCCGAGGACCACCCGCTGTGGACGTTCGAGAACGTGTTGCTCACGCCCCACAACGCCGGCCACACGCCGGAGCACTGGGAGCGTCTCGCCGACATCGTCGCAGGGAACGTAGAGCGCCTGGACACCGGCGAGGAACTGGAGAACCGAGTGGACTAG